The Paramormyrops kingsleyae isolate MSU_618 chromosome 12, PKINGS_0.4, whole genome shotgun sequence region TACATATGTCCCAacagaccagtgtgagtttaTTTCTAGTGGCTGGAGTGTTAATCCTGCCACTGACTCCTATTTTTCCCTGTATGTTAAACTTCCCTACTATGCGGGATGAAGATTAACATCAACAAGATTGAGCATTTGCTCAAGAACCTAACAGAGCAGAACTATtcctggcattcacaggatttaaaccagcaataaTCTATCCCATGTATCTAATAATACATGGGAGAGACTAATATTTGTgccattccattttcagttgagGTGGGTTTCTAAATATGGCCTTCCAAAACTCAAGcctaataaaaatttaaatattaaatgagcaaattgatttgatttgttcttctatcccaacttgtgatctaaaagcaatgaggctgccacacataatATCTGTTCTATGGAAATGCACTCccatagccactaggggagctctcaccttctttcagtcctgctaaattatgttgtgcagtctaacaaatggcccttgagccatgaaaaataatgaatatagtgaattactatgttctcaAAGTACTTtgtgtagttttgtgaacaacaccatttattaaacaaacaaatctgcattggcagaatgaagaattaaaaatgaaaataaattattatttaagaaatattcctcgGAACAACAAACTGTGGAAAACTGTAAATTTACAATATTTTCCTAGAGACTTGAAGGAAGAGTACGTTAACTTAACGGAAAACGTGCCGGTAATTTTCTGCCAGTACATTTTCCGTTTTTTGacggaatttttttttacagtgcataaataaataatttatctttacGAAAGTATTATCATATATAATGATATTAAGatatgaaaatgtgaatgcgGCTATCGTTCTGAGAAAAGCCGCAGTCACGTGGTCAAAGAGCCGCCTGTAGCTCGCAAGCCGCAGGTTGCCGACTCCTGTGGCCTGTGCTACAAAggggggttactggcttatcggggtaacttgccGGATTTAGGGTAgcctgggcaaaatgtaagtgaacgaatatgaagtccatttaaactgcggtaccttaaatccgacaagttaccccgataagccagtaaccccgcttcgtagcacaggccactggtctagctcttacggtttaggctgctCATTTAGTTTAagggaagaaaataataataataataataataataataataataataataataataataataataatataatcctaagaaaaacaataagatTTCATAGCATttcgtgctttggacccttaataaaacagaaaaatcctaagaaataCAATATGGGTCCAttgcactacgtgctttggacccttaattaaCAGCAGTTAATATAACAGCATAACATATAGAAAAACAGTTGACCGGGTTATATTCAGACATTATAGTTTCTTGTTGAGGCTACACTGACACCTAGCGTCACATTTAGAGCATTACAGCATCTCGCCCCGGGTTATGAATAGGGCGCTGCCAGGAAACCAAAGCGAGAAGAGAAAATCCATCAATAAATATCTTAAACGCATATCCTAATCAGTTCATAAGGCAGAGGTGCGCCCTAGGGGAGATGCTCGACCACTTTAGCAGTGGCGTATGCAGAAATTTTTGATCTGGGTGAGTATCACAAGTCAGTTATACTGTGTTTATGGGAGTGACCACGCTGCACCGTGTCTCTTCCATGGTTCCgttcagaaaataaaataatcaatgTAGTTAAGTaatctttgtttttattattttgatgtgggGTCTGGAATCATTGCAAAAAACAGCGCTGCCGGcacgtctgcctgtctgcctgcgcCCCTGTCTCTCTCGTCGTCCGCCTCCGACATCCGGTCTGAACGCGGAAGCAGCTCGGATGTCAACAAAAGACAGCTGGAGCGGTGAGTGAGTCCCTGCTGGGCTTAAACTCGCCGATAATGGGTATATTTCTTTACAGTATGTTGTGTGTACCGTATACTGCTGTGCTTTGTCTCTTTTGAGACACTTTATTGGAAAACGTTATGTATGTGACGCAAAGTTTGCAGTGGAATTGCTTTCTGTTTCGGCTAATGGCTAACTCTGAAGAAGTGAAACTTTAGAGGAGAAAGAAAAGCTGTTaccaataaaaaaaagtaaCTTTTCACTGAGGATTTCGCTTCATCAATATAATGTTTAATCTACAAGATGTACGTGGTCGGTTGTTGTCGACGACCTACTGTAATTTCCCGGGTTTTGTCCATATGTATGTAAGTTCGGTGGCTAAGTAGCCTGTTAGCCACACATTGCATCACAACCAGGAAGCAGCGGTGCGGACCTGCGATAATAgtgaaattaaatataaaacactGGTAAGCGCCATCCGGTCACCCACCGCCttgtttggtgtttttaaaCTGTTCACAAACTTCATTACTACATATAAATATTCTAGTTGTCACAGGCGCTCAGTCGATCATTTAGGGAGTCCACCCCAGCGGTCTCCGCGTTCTCCGCACAAAAGTTATTTGAAAGTTGATTTTGATTAAACCAAAGGCGTAATACAGCGCCTTTTAGGAaaacaatgagaaaaaaatgcttGAACGTTAGTTGGGTTACTTTTCTTTGTTTCTTAACCCTTCAGATCCCATTTCTTGGACGGACTATGAGTAATAATGACGCATCCGGCATCCTTTAATGGGCTTTAGTTAACCCGGCCCCAAACGCCTATCTGGATTCTCTGCTGGAGCTGAAATTGCTCATTAAGAAGGAGATATGGCAGGATCTTTCaacattttacttttatatGTCTTGTACATAGCTGGTGAGTTGTTGCTGTTGTGGTTTTTCTGTTGATATGAAATGTGGTATAAATTGTCAGGATTCCAACTccaaaataaggaaaaaaatctTGTAATAAGAATTATAAATTTTACTAAAATACTGTAAGAACATTTCTGGTGGTTCAGTTGGTAGCACTGTTCTCTAAGGGTCTACTCCTATAGTACAAAGACACGCTGTTAAGATAACTGGTAGCCCTAAACGGCCTGTAGTATCTGATTGTAGTATCCTGTGAGGGACTGGGAGTGAAACTGTGGTGGGGGGATGTAGGGAGGTGTTTTGGTCCTGCTGGTTCACTCAGATCCTCGCTGAGATCCTCTGACTTCTGTTTGCAGCTTGTGGAAACATGCAGCTCGCCTCCAGCACCGGTGAGTTACTCCTCCCCATTTCCATGTCTTGCGTAGGGCCGGCAATCCGATATCGATTTTTAtgtaataaagtttttttaattcacGTTTTGGCTTtataatatacagtggtacctcagaactctaaaaagtttgagttctgatcaaattttccccataagatataatggaaaaccaattaattggttcccggccccaaaaaattacacctaaatgttttttttagcatttagacacaaaatgaacaggataaaacaagaagagcatatactgtactaaacacatctaagcacatttatcaaaacagtaatttattaagaaaataaatgtatccaaatgatgtgtaaagttaaaaaccAATGTGCCCTGtcctgatcgtccgctccttccgtgtgccacgccccctcgttaacctcgtgtggaatttagtccacgtttcagtttgtttctccagtccgatcattgtattgtccatctgtgttttgcctgccttacctgtaattaaactccgtatttcccaataccctgacgtctgcgcctttgtctctgttccgtccccgctcagcacgacaatattattataattaaatgtattaatggtttattattaatgatattaaaataattaataagaaatctttatttttaaatgtattttattatataatactgttactgtctatcattgtctaaatatgtttttactgtctaaatatatgtattcagctagtgtaaacatgcacgatgctatcacagcaaatgcgaggctgagactgaagcgttacccttggtttctgctgagagatgtgccgcgtgactcatttccccgtgcgtgcaagttatcttaggtcggcgttcacggtttgacttctgagattcagatcaagttctaggtaattttttttcgaactcgTTTGTTTGAcctttaagaaattcaagttctaatgagtttgagaactgaggtaccactgtatttcattTGCATACTTATTTATTTGACAGTGCATAGTGAGAGTAATAACTGATTTTGTGTTTTGATACTACTTTACAGTAAGATTACCcttaaagggtttatgaatggtctATATTCagattattaattaggttgtaacactttgtaaatcagtgttttttttaaattaattagttACTACCATTTTTAAGTGGCATACGGGAGTCTTACTGTAAAGTAGTACCTGTGTTTCTGTATAAAAGGTGTTATTTTCTCGTGCTTTTGTTATACCAGCCAGTTGTTTTGTGTATAGTTGAGTTGTGTGGCCATAAAACAGTATTTCTGTCTCTTTCTCCTGCTCTTTGGTATTCAGGGCACTGTGAAAAGTCTCCCAAGGTCCTCATGGCTAGGCAAGGCGAGATCCGGACCACCCCCCACCATAGCTGGCTCTCCCGGCAACTCAACTGCACCTGGCTGATCACTGCGTCCGTGGGAGAGCCTGTCATCCTCAGGTACCGTGCACCCACACCATTTGGGAGTCTCGCCTGGTCGCTCTCTTTGCGCTCACTGCAGGCTGCTCGGCATCATGTTGTTACGCAGCAGCTGCAGTCACTGTGTAATTACTGTCCATATGCAGCAGTGCTTTGCATATGGTTCTCTGTGTTCAGCTTGAAACTGCAGTTGTTGTGGGGGGGGAGCTGGTGTTCATTTTAGTGATAAGATTATTTAGTACAAGGGGGGATGCAGTGGGGTCGGTCAGATAGAGGGGATGTCCAGGAATAGGGGTTACGGCCCAGCCCTGGGTCCCCTAGTCTATGATGTGCTCGTCTATAGCAGGGGAAGAAGAAAACCGGGATTAGAGAGTGGAGGTGAGTGTACAGGCTTTTAGCCAGCATCCAATGCGGAGCGGGTTTCACCTCTCTGGAGGTCCTGCTAGTCCAAGCTGCACTCTTCTGCACCTGAGGATGCACCCCTTTACGCTGCTCCTCTGCTCCTGAGGATGCACCCCTTTACGCTGCTCCTCTGCTCCTGAGGATGCACCCCTTTAGGCTGCTCCTCTGCTCCCTGCTGTGCGGCATCCTTCCTAAGCAGCTATAGTTGACTGGGGCTGGGGCTCCCATCTGGCTGTCAGTCGTTCTGTGCGGACCCCCCCCCTATCGGGCGGCAGGTTAGCGGCGGTCCAAGAGGGGACATCGTGACACGGTACAAGCTCATACTGCGAAGTTAGGTACTGGAGGTGAGTCGCCTATGAATATAGCtcatttctctctctgtctgctttGGCCAGTTTCTCACAGTTCATAGTGCCATGTGGGGTGGAGCGGCTGTCAGTGACTCCTGCAATCGGCAGCCCTGTTTCCCTCTGTGGATCCCAGATCCCGCGGCCAATGGAGCTGTTTGGGGGAAATATTTCTTTGACGTACCATTACTTCTCGCACGTGTACCTGTCATCGGGGTTCCATCTCTCCTACATGCGAGGTACGGCATTTCCTGGCCCTTTTGGCTGCCCAGCTTTTAGTTGTGTTAGTAGTGTAAAGCAAATCTAAAGATCATAACAATGCACATGTTTCTGCTGTCACTCCTCCTGCAGCATCAGGCCCCTGCGCCCCGGATGAGTTTGAGTGTCTCAGTGGCCGCTGCTTGCCATCCGCCTGGCGCTGCAATGGGCGCAGTGAATGCCTGCTGGCTGGATCAGATGAGAAAGGCTGCGAGGGTCTCGCTGAGCTCTCCACGGGGACGAGCACTGGGACCACAGCGATGGGCCGGCAGTCCAAAACTGCCCAGGATGGAGCACGAGTGGATGGAGACTTGCGATCACGTGGCGGTTCTGTGCCCAGTACGCGTATCACCCCAGTCCGTGCCCCCGGCGGCCCCTGCGGAGGACTCCAGAAGGGCTTCTACGGCTGGTTCTCTTCCCCGATACTGACTGGGCCcgctttgctctgtgtgtggaccGTGGATCCTCAGGACCCCCGGCCGCTGCGCTTGGACCTGCAGCTCCTGGAGCTGGGCCCAGGGGACACGCTCACTGTCACGGACCAGCCTCAGAGCCAAGGGAACATCATCAAAACCGTGAGTCCACTCTTAAGCCTGGCAGCATCATTTGCACCTGCTGAAAGTGTTTCCTTACGTTGCCTTTTAGCTAGAAAACAGCAGCCTGTTTGGCATAGTTCATATTTAATGGGATTTTGGAGCTGTGACACCATAGCTTTAGAAGTTTAAGGTTCACGTCGAAGTTCTGCTAGCTTGCACTCTTAACCAAGCCTTCTCCAGCAGATTACCTACGCATCGAATTACAAGCCAGTGCAAGTGGTGTCCCGGACGGGCCTGATCTCCTTGACCTATCAGACTCAGCAACACTCGGAGGGGCGGGGCTTCAATGCCACCTACCGCATCGTGGGATACTGCCTTCCCTGGGAGGGCGTGTGCCGCGGGCCAGCAGGCGGCTGCTACACACCTGAGCAGCACTGCGACGGGCACTGGGACTGCCCTGAGTCCGGCTCCGATGAAGATGGCTGTGGGGGCTGCCTGCAGGGCTTTTTtctgtgtgggggggctgcAGCGCAGAGGCCTCCCGGGCACTTTATAAGCCGGCCGATCTGCTACTCCCCCAAAGAGAGGTGCAACTACCAGCTGTACTGCGCTGATGGCAGTGATGAGAGAGAGTGTACCGTCTGTCAGCCTGGAACCTTCCACTGTGACACTGACAGGTGGgaatgcttgtgtgtgtgtgtggagaaaTATTGTGTTCAAGAACAGCTATGACCATGAAtacacataactggtacgcattTGGTGTATGGAGTAATAGAGGCGGCAATTTCTTGGTGTAACGGCAAATGCACATAAAGTAAGCACGCATTTGCTCTGTTATAACAAGAATTTACCATTAATTTTAATCTGCAATTGAAGCACTCATCAGgaaaaggttaaaatgcactgtAATTTCTGGTAATAGCAGTACAAGTGTGTACTTGTATGTACTATAGTTGTTACACCAAGAAATCGCTGCATATGTTGCTTTATTCGCCAAATGTGTACTTGCGGACCAGTTATGTATGTCCCTGCCTATGGCAGTGTTATTGCTGTGAACGGCTAGCATCGGGTGCTCAAGTGATGCTTGTGGTCTGTGCTGCAGGTGTGTTTTTGAGAGCTGGCGATGCGATGGGCAGATGGACTGCAAGGATGGTGTGGATGAGATGAACTGCACAATGACCCTTCCTCGCAAGGTCATCACCGCGGCAACAGTGGGCAGCCTGGTCTGCGGGCTGCTTCTGGTCATCGCCATGGGCTGTACCTGCAAGCTGTACTCCCTGCGCACACGAGAGTACAGGTCTGCACAGCCTGCGTTCCCATCTTTCCCAGCCCCTACACTAGGGGTTCCCACCTGTATTACACTGGGCTATGGATCGATAAACACTCTTGGGCAAAAAAATGAGCCAAACACAAATTGCAGAACATTAAACTCTGGCCCATTTTGTCCCTAGGAGTGTATTATTTTTAAGACACCTCTAATATTTGTGTGCTTTCATTGcaacaagaaaaaaatggaaacgGTTAAACTTATTAAATCTGACCTGCACTCCAGCAGCCCTGAGTAATGAGTATGCTTTCTTAATGCTTCCAAAACTGGTGTTGCTGACCAATCTGTCTCTGTCCGCCTATTGGTCCTGTAGTATGTTTGCGCCAATCAGCCGACAGGAGGCGGAGCTCATCCAGCAGCAGGCCCCACCCTCTTATGGACAGCTGATTGCGCAGGGAGTCATACCTCCAGTCGAAGACTTCCCCACAGAAAACCCAAATGAGGTGAGCTCCGAACCCAGACAGAGTTGACTCCGGTTTTGAGAAGCCGATGTTGAAATGCACAAATATTTTGTCAGAAAATGCAGCGTTTTTCAAGTCGATTAGGACAGCTAGCAGTACATGTGGTGGATTGCTGTAGACATTCTGAGTGATCTTCTGGTTCCGTTTCCCAGTCCTCTGCGCTTACGCTCAGAGGAATCCTACAGCTCCTCCGACAGGACCCTGGCTCCTCCCCCAGACGTAGGCGACGACCCCGGTTTGTCCGGAGGGCAATTCGACGCATGCGAAGGTGGGGTCTGATCCCCAGGTCTGTGCCAAGGGCCACACAGCCAGCAAACTCCTCCCTCCAGCCGGTAGAGGATTCTCCAGCTGGCTCAGAGGCCAGCCAGCCTGGTCCCGGGGGCTCCACCTTGGCAAGTGACGGTGTCCAGCAGCCGCTGCCTCAAAAACCGGGCCTCCTTTCCCAGGCAGAACAGCCAGCTCTAGCTCCTCCACCCCCGCCTCTGCCAGTCCAGGCCCCGCCTCCTCCCCCAGATCCTCcctctgccccaccccccagaagCCCTCCACTGGTTTCTCTCTTACACTCCCTTGGGCTCAGCATCTCGCTGTTCCGCTCTGGgggtgccacacccacctccaTCACGCTCTcggcttccccctcctcttCCGAAGATGAGGTCCTGCTTATCCCGCTCTCTGACGATACTCCCTCAGAGGAAGATGTGCCTATGCTCACTTGAGCCCGTTTGCCATTCCCTCCAGCCCCAACTAAATTATGACCCCAGTAGAGAGCACTGCAGGAATACTCAAATTTGGCCCACCTTTCTGTGGGTCTAGTGCCTTAATCTGATTGGGCTGTTTTTTATAtaagaaatgtatattttgtgATTTGTTGTATGAGTTTATTAACCTCCTGCAGAGACTGAACCGAATGGTTTTTTTTGCGTGATGGTGTAGCAGAAAGTATGCTTGGCTTAGGTGAGCCGTCAGTGATGATCACATGCTGATGTGGTGGCCGGTTTTGCACAGAGACCGTCTCGTCTTTGACCTCCTTTCTGGTTTCCGTAATCTGTTTTTGACATGGCATGTGTCCCTGACATTCttgcattcataaaaatatATCTAGTTTAGCTTTTACATAATCTGAGAACTGCTTGTTTTTACAGAggagcacaaacacacacccagtTTCAAACAGTGTTCTTCCACACAGAGAAATAGCATGTAAATGGCAAAAGGCCCTGTTTGTGAGCTCACTCAGCCGTGTCCCTTTACATCACTAATCTCCTTGTAAGGCTCTCTCCTGCATCTTCGTTTGCCTTAGAGTCAGTGCGTAAACAGGCTGGCCAAAATACACACAAGACTAGGGGATCGTCTTTGATTAAAGTGTCTTTCTGTGAAGCGTCCGGTTCTGTGCTGTACTGGTTACTGTCCCATCAGTTACTTGTTGCTGGCAATCAGCACTTTAAAATTGCACTGGTGCCACTGGCTTTGGGGCAATAAACCGCAATGCGTGTGCTGGGGAAGTGCGAGAGTGAGAGTGTGTCCTGTTAGTGAGAGCTTTGACATGGATGTTCACCCAGACACTCGAGTGCCTGAGTTCTTGACGTCCCACTATAGGAACGTGCACCGTGAGGACACTGTCTCCCGGGATTGCAATGCTACCACAATCACTATGATGCAAACTTGAATCCTATTGGCTTGCCTGCCTTCCCCATTCCACTGTAGTAAGGCTTTTAAACTTAGCTGCTGGACTTCTAGACTGTGCCAATAAATGTGCTGTTTTGCCTTTTTATCTTTCAGTTTAAAAAATGTGCTTTATGTTCCTGGTTTTACTGAATGTACTTTAAATGCAGACAGATCTGGCTTTTTGATACTGATCTGAGAGTAAACTTtcactgtatataaatattgGAGAAGCAGCAAAATCAAAGGAGATTAAATGAATTGCACTTTTcatgtgtttgagtgtgttttTGTATCTGCTTGTTATCTGCCATAGCCTATTTATACACCCTGCTTAAATAAAGAAATTATACTACTCTGTATATGACACCGCGTAAACACCATTCAGAATTACAGCAACGGTGATTTTTGAAGTTGAACTCGGTGCCGTGTTGCGGACATGATAGGTGTACGGACCCGTAGCTGAGACGATGAGTGAGACGCTCTGTGTGTAAATTACGGGTCACGTGTCCACAGCACAAAACACAGTGTTACAATGATGTGGTGTGAGAAAGAGGCGGTGAAGGCGTCGAATTAATGGCTTTCCTTTGAGAAAGGAGGCGGAGAGAGACCCAAGCAGGTGGTATGAAGGAACGAGGTGTTAAAGGTAGCGATTCACCTCCGGTCTTCTGGAGGGGAGGAGGAGCCTAAATGAGACTGAGATTTCGGAGCTCGCCTACTGCCGCCCTTCAAGCACACAAGCTACCGGACATCGCTGCCCCGCACCGTCTTTTAGGTGTAGAGGTACATGCAACGGATCTCGGTCTGATCGTCcggtattattattttttccatatACAAACTTATATGGATGAGACTTTGAATCATTTCGTGAACAGAAGGAGACAATAAAACTGGAACGGTGAGTACGTAAAAAAATCCCCTATTGcaatcataattttattttaaaatacaaaatgctaTACAGAAAAGTCAAATGTTAGGTGGTAATAATGGTTTTAAAAATTGTCATATATATTACTAATAGCTAATTATAGCAAGTGTAAGATTCGACAGTTGGAAAACTTCATGGCGATACAAACCGTTACCTACGTAGCTGAGTTAAAGAGTATTTATAGTTTTtcgtttttaaaaacattcCACCTTCCAATGCCAATAATAATAGTGTAAAATCACtacaggaaaaagaaaatttaaaactttaaaaaccTGTATTCATAAATACTGGGATGCAATAATGTATTGCATCCCATCCAACATGTCCCTGTGGGGCTCTTAAGGGGTAAAAATGGGCAACTTGGTGGGGCCCAAACGGGTTTGGGCATCGACTccaaatgtgttttatttatgtaatcTTACATCCAAAAATGACACCCAGGAGTGGTCATTCTCTTCCGAAATCatttacaaaatattaaatcaaaACACTGGCACACTGTAAATATGTTTCCTCCTACTAATTAAAAATTCTTAACTGGTTACAAAAGCACTTTTAAATCCCACACAGGACATACTTGGGCAAACTCATGTGGGTCCTCCATGGAACTCATGTCCAAACCCAATTTGAATCAATCATATTTCCCATTTACAACAGAAACGGCCCCACATGGAAATATTGTCAGGGTCCTATATGGATCCAGTCAGGATAGCCCAAATGGGCCCCATTTCTAACTCATTTAGATCCCACCCTGAAGCCACTTGGGCAAATGCACATGGCCCCACTAGGTTGCCCTTTTTTACCCCTTATGGGCCCATATGGACATGTTGGCTCGGATATTGAAACTTCAGCTTAGTATCATTGCTCCTAAGATTTTTCATAATCAATTttacaatatatacatattaataTGTGAGAGAGTCCCTCCAAATGTAAGCCAGCTATCACCCTGTTTTCCTCCAGGACGATGAGGAAGATTTTCCTATGGCTGCTATTGCTTTGCCTTCCAACGGCCTTTCAGAAGTGCATTTTTGATGATATCCAGCCATGGGTCAGAGTAGTGAGCCCATTGCCAAATCAGCCTACCTCTCCCAAACACACAGGAGACAATCAAACCAGGAACACTAATCCAAAGGCTCCTCAACGTACCGACAGAGTCGTGTCCCAGAAGCACCAGAGGATAATCAGGCAAATTACCTCAAGGACACAAAGTAATTCATCAGGTCTTCTGCCAATCAGAATAAGAACATGGATTCCTCAGGAGAGCTTTGCCCTGTCACATGTGGAAAGAGAGCGACTGGAATTGGCCACGTCCAAGGCTGTCGGAATTGTATCTGACATCCTGTCAGGTACTGGGAACTAAAGTTTGTTAGATGTAAGAACTGGGCATATATCTATATTGCCACGTATCATGCAACCATATCTAAGCTGGTGATGAGGTGTGGCGTAGTGGTGCGCGATTGAAAAATTTGGGGGAGACATTCAATCTGTAATTTTATTATCTGGGTACCTGCCTGGTCGGGAGCAAACTGGATGGGGTTTAAAACTCATAATTTCACTACCTGACACTAATGACTGTGCACTAATGACTTGTGATCCTCATAGTGGACAGAATCCCTGGTCGGATGTTGCTCAGTAGAGACATCAACAAGTTCTGCAAGTTCATCTGGAAGGACGCTGCTGTCATCAACTACAACAAGTCTGTGAGCCTGTACTTCTGACCTTGATGAAATGTGTGCTTGACAGTTCGCACGTTCACAATACATCTGTGTGTCAGGATTATGAAAAATGTGTTTGCCTGCTGGCGCCTCTTAGAGAAACCTAACTGGGTTGCTGTAACCTATCAGTCACCTTCTTCTTAATTAGGTGTGCGAGAGCCAATGAGAACTACAGAATGGAGAATTGCCTCGATGTCACTGTGAGTAGCATGGGAGGATTCATTCATCTGTTCACGTCACCCCACTGATGCCCCTAACACTAGAGGGCACTCTTTCTGACTGTCCTGCCCCCTTCCTGAATGGCAGATCCCTGATGACCACCTGAGTGGCTGTGGTGTTTATCTCCACCCAAACTCCCAAACCATGCTGGTTCTCAGACCAGAGGGCAGGGGGCTTCCTGACACAGACTTTGTGCTGTATCTTCACACCCGCAGTACCGACAAGTGCCATGCAGAAGTAAGTGACCAATTGTGGATGAACTTCTTTTTGTTGTAATGAAGTgggtaggtttggtttcaaaattggtagggaccaaatgtgCCTCGACCCCCCCGCTCCCCTAAACACACATGGAACTCCTACAATATTGCTAGGCACATATTCCTACCACCTGTACCCAAATCTATGCCCCTGGTTGTGATGTTTCTTCAAAATTCTCGCATCCAATCCAAGGTGCCTCCTTCTTTGTGCCCAGTGTCTTCTGAAATAGGATATAAGATTTGGCAAGATCTGAGCAGACCTGCATTGGATAAGTGGATATGAAATATTGAGGGATGAAGTTGCACCTCATACATCATCTCTGTCCTCATACATGGTGGCTTCTCGTACTCTCCAACCCCGCAGCCTGGTGTTCTAGCTTACGCAGCCCACTGCCAGACAGATCGACGTGGTCGGCCACTGGCTGGAGTTGTCGTCATCTGTAGGAATGCGTTTCATGGGGAAGGTTATAGCCATTCCCGCATGGTGCAGGTAACAGTGGCGCTCTCTTGCTGTTACTAGAAATAACATTACTCCTGTTACATAAGTACCACTGTCATACTCGTGCCGAGACTACTGGTA contains the following coding sequences:
- the lrp10 gene encoding low-density lipoprotein receptor-related protein 10, which gives rise to MAGSFNILLLYVLYIAACGNMQLASSTGHCEKSPKVLMARQGEIRTTPHHSWLSRQLNCTWLITASVGEPVILSFSQFIVPCGVERLSVTPAIGSPVSLCGSQIPRPMELFGGNISLTYHYFSHVYLSSGFHLSYMRASGPCAPDEFECLSGRCLPSAWRCNGRSECLLAGSDEKGCEGLAELSTGTSTGTTAMGRQSKTAQDGARVDGDLRSRGGSVPSTRITPVRAPGGPCGGLQKGFYGWFSSPILTGPALLCVWTVDPQDPRPLRLDLQLLELGPGDTLTVTDQPQSQGNIIKTITYASNYKPVQVVSRTGLISLTYQTQQHSEGRGFNATYRIVGYCLPWEGVCRGPAGGCYTPEQHCDGHWDCPESGSDEDGCGGCLQGFFLCGGAAAQRPPGHFISRPICYSPKERCNYQLYCADGSDERECTVCQPGTFHCDTDRCVFESWRCDGQMDCKDGVDEMNCTMTLPRKVITAATVGSLVCGLLLVIAMGCTCKLYSLRTREYSMFAPISRQEAELIQQQAPPSYGQLIAQGVIPPVEDFPTENPNESSALTLRGILQLLRQDPGSSPRRRRRPRFVRRAIRRMRRWGLIPRSVPRATQPANSSLQPVEDSPAGSEASQPGPGGSTLASDGVQQPLPQKPGLLSQAEQPALAPPPPPLPVQAPPPPPDPPSAPPPRSPPLVSLLHSLGLSISLFRSGGATPTSITLSASPSSSEDEVLLIPLSDDTPSEEDVPMLT